Within the Microbacterium terricola genome, the region CCACCTGCGGGAGACCGGCTACGACCACTCCTGGTTCGTGCTCTCCCAGAAGATCATCGAGAAGGAGTTCACGCTCTCGGGCAGCGAGCAGAACCCCGACCTGACCGGCAAGGACATGCAGCTGCTGATCAAGTCGCGCCTGGGCAAGGGCGCGTCCGGCCCGGTGCAGGCGTTCATGGACAACGGCGTCGACTTCGTCGTCCGCGACAATCTCGACGACCTCATCGCCGGCATGCGTGCACTCCCGGGCGGCGACGCCCTCGACGGCGAACTGGTGCGGCTCGAGGTCGAGGCCCGCGACCGCGAGGTGGACAACGATTTCACGAAGGACGCTCAGATCGCCATGCTGCGCTCCGCGCGGGCATTCCGGGGAGACAAGCTCATCCGCACGGCGACGCCGCATCGCATTCTCGACCCGAAGTCGGGACCGCTCATCGCCGTCAAGCTGCATGTTGTCACGCGCAAGTCGCTCGGCGGCATCGAGACCGATCTCGACGGCCGGGTGGTCGTCGACGGGGTCGAGCCGATCCCCGGCCTCTACGCGGCAGGCGAGGCGAGCGGCTTCGGCGGCGGCGGCGTGCACGGATACCGAGCGCTCGAGGGCACGTTCCTCGGAGGGTGCCTGTTCTCCGGGCGGACCGCCGGGCGCTCGGCCGCGCGCGCGATCTAGCCGGACGCGCCGGTCGCCCGCACGGCCGTCAGACCCACCCGCTGCGGTCCGCGGACGAGGACGTGGCCACGCGCCAGCGTGAGCCGCGTCCAGGCGCCCGAGGTCAGCACGCGCGCGTCCTCCTCGCCCGCGATGAAGCCCATCGTGAAGGCGGCGAACGCCGCGCCGAGCGGAAGCCCGTGGAGCTGCTCGTCGACCGCACCCCAGACATCCGCACGGATCACGCGAACCACGTCCTCGCCCGGATCGGCCGGCATGGCCTCGGCGACCATGGCGATGCCGAACTGGGCGCGCGCGGCGAGCAGCGACGCGGGCAGGGCGGCGCCCTGCGCCCACCCGCCCCGCGGCGGCGAGACGCCCGCCCACGCGGGCGACTGAGCGGTCTCCGGCAGCACGAGCGCAGCGGCGTCGTCGTCGGCGGGGGCCAGTGCGGATGCGTCGACCACGAGGTCGCAGACGAGCTCCGGGTCGACGTGCACCGCCCGCAGCGCGAGGACGGTGGGCGTGCTGTCGAACAGTCCGCGCGGGGCGAGCGGCGCCGCGGTCATCGCGAGCGTGCCGTGCTCTGCGCGGAGCCGCACCGCTCCGTCCCCGACGGTGCGGGCACGGCCGGCGAAGGTGAGGGCATCGGCGGCGGCTGCGGCATCGACGAAGATCAGGCGCTGAGACATCCGCCCTAAACTACCAAGGTGCACCCGTCACCCGAGCCAGAGGCCGACCCCGTCGCCGCACTACTGCAGGTCCTCGATCTCGCCGGCTCGGACGCGCGGACGACCGAGGACATCTTCACCGGCCGCTCGCAGGCGATGCCGCTGGGGCGCGTCTTCGGCGGGCAAGTGCTCGCGCAGGCGATCGTGGCCGCGGGCCGGACGACCCCGGAAGGACGCGCCGCGCACTCGATGCACGGCTACTTCCTGCGCCCGGGCGACTCGGCGATGGGCATCACCTTCGCCGTGGATCGCATCCATGACGGACGCTCGTTCTCGACCCGGCGCACGCAGGCGTTCCAGGACGGCGTGCCGATCTTCTCGATGATCGCGTCGTTCCAGGACGAGGATCCGGGGCTCGAGCACCATGAGCCCCTTCCCGATGGGATCCCCGCGCCCGAGGACCTGCCCGACTTCGAGCAGAACCTCACGGGTCTGCATCCCGTCTCCAAGCGCCTGTTCACCGATCGGCCAGCCGACCTGCGGCATGTGCCGTCGCCGATCTATCTCACCGTCGACGGCGATCGGCAGCCGCGCCAGGCGGTCTGGATGCGGATGCGACGACCGCTGCCCGATGACCCTGAGGTCCACCGCGCGACGCTCGCGTACCTGAGCGACCTCACCATCCAGGAGTCGATCCTGCGCGCGCACGGGATCGCCTGGACGACTCCCGGTCTGAAGGTCGCGAGCCTCGATCACGCCATGTGGTGGCATCGGCCCGCTCGTGTCGAGGACTGGATCCTGTACGTGCAGGAGTCCCCCAGTGCGCGGGGCGGCCGAGGTCTGGCGACCGGGCGCATCTACACGCGCGACGGCCAGCTGCTGGCCAGCGTCGCGCAGGAGATCATGGTCCGCATCCCCGACGCGGACTGAGGCCTCCCGGCCGTCAGCGCCGGTGGGCGTAGGCGAGGGGCTCGCCGAGGAACGGCTCCCACACGGCGCGCTCCTCCGGGGTGAGCCGCAGCGGCCGCCCGGAGGCGGCGTCCACCTTGACGACGACAGTGGTCGCCCTGGCGTACACGTCCTGTGTCCGCCCCTGCGCCGTCTCGAGCGGGCTGCACACCTCGTAGCAGACCTCGATGCTCGAGCCGCCGAGGCGGCTGAACCAGATCTGCACGTCGAGGGGATCGCGCTGATACGGCACCGGGGCGAGGTACTCGATCTCCTGGCGGGCGATCAGCGTGAGCACCCCGCTGGCGATCCCGGAGTCGAGCACCGCCGTCGGCGGAGCCGTCTCGCCGGGCAGCGGCTTCCAGAAGGCGCGCACGCGCGCCTCTTCGAGCAGCTTCAGCATCGACGTGTTGTTCACATGGTTGAACGCGTCGAGGTCGCCCCACCGCAGCGGGATCGGGATGTGGAGACGCTCAGTCACGCGTGAGCTTGCGGTAGGTGGAGCGGTGCGGCTTGGCCGCATCGGCGCCGAGGCGCGAGATCTTGTTCTCCTCGTATGCCTCGAAGTTGCCCTCGAACCAGTACCACTTGTCCGGCTCCTCTTCGGTGCCCTCATAGGCGAGGATGTGCGTCGCGATCCGGTCGAGGAACCACCGGTCGTGGGTGATGACCACCGCACAGCCGGGGAACTCGAGCAGTGCGTTCTCGAGGCTGCCGAGGGTCTCGACATCCAGGTCGTTGGTCGGTTCGTCGAGGAGCAGGAGGTTGCCGCCCTGCTTGAGCGTGAGGGCGAGGTTCAAGCGGTTGCGCTCTCCACCGGAGAGCACGCCCGCCTTCTTCTGCTGATCGGGCCCCTTGAAGCCGAACTGCGACACGTACGCGCGCGAGGGGATCTCGACCTTTCCGACCTGGATCCAGTCCAGGCCGTCGGACACGACCTCCCACAGGTTCTTGTTGGGGTCGATGCCGCCGCGGGTCTGGTCGACGTACGAGATCTCGACGGTCTCGCCGATCTTGACCTCGCCAGCGTCTGCCGGCTCGAGGCCGACGATCGTCTTGAAGAGCGTGGTCTTGCCCACGCCGTTCGGTCCGATGATGCCGACGATGCCGTTGCGGGGCAGGCTGAACGAGAGCCCGTCGATCAGGACGCGGTCGCCGAAGCCCTTCTTCAGGTTCTTCGTCTCGAGCACGAGCTGACCGAGGCGCGGCCCCGGCGGGATCTGGATCTCCTCGAAATCGAGCTTCCTGGTGCGCTCGGCCTCCGCTGCCATCTCCTCGTACCGGGCGAGGCGCGACTTCGACTTGGTCTGGCGGCCCTTGGCGTTGCTGCGCACCCACTCGAGCTCGGAGGCCAGCCGCTTGGCGAGCTTCGCGTCTTTCTTGCCCTGGACCTGCAGTCGCTCCTGCTTCTTCTCCAGGTAGGTCGAGTAGTTGCCCTCGTACGGGTAGAGGCGACCGCGGTCGACCTCGCAGATCCATTCCGCGACGTGGTCGAGGAAGTACCGGTCGTGCGTGACGGCCAGGACGGCGCCGGGGTACTTGGCGAGGTGCTGCTCGAGCCACAGGACGCTCTCGGCGTCGAGGTGGTTCGTGGGCTCGTCGAGCAGCAGCAGGTCGGGCTTCTGCAGCAGGAGCTTGCACAGCGCGACGCGGCGCTTCTCACCACCGGAGAGGTTGCCGACGATCGCCTCGGACGGAGGGGTGCGCAGGGCGTCCATCGCCTGCTCGAGCTGGGAGTCGAGGTCCCAGGCGTCAGCGGCGTCGATCTCCTCCTGGAGCGTCCCCATCTCGGCGAGGAGGGCATCGAAGTCCGCATCGGGGTCGGCCATCAGACCGGAGATCTCGTTGAAGCGGTCGAGCTTCCCCTTGATCGGCCCGACGCCCTGCTGCACGTTCTCGAGGACGGTCTTGTCCTCGTCGAGCTCGGGCTCCTGCATCAGGATGCCGACGCTGTAGCCGGGGCTGAGCTTGGCCTCACCGTTGGAGGGCTGGTCGAGTCCGGCCATGATCTTCAGGATCGTCGACTTGCCCGCCCCGTTGGGGCCGACCACGCCGATCTTCGCGCCGGGGAGGAACGCCATCGTGACATCGTCGAGGATGACCTTGTCGCCGACCGCCTTGCGGGCGCGGACCATCTGGTAGATATATTCGGCCATGAGCTCTGCGTTCTCCTCTTGCGCGACGACGTCAGCCTCCTAGCCTACCGTCGAGCAGCACCGCACTCCCCCGGCGCGGCCCGCGCCCGGCGTCACCAGTCGATGGGCCGCGTGTTGCCGACGAGACAGCCCCCGGCGTCGAGTCCTGGCAGGACGACGACCACGGGATCGCCCGTCGCCGGGCCGACCTGCCCGACCAGGCACTCGTCGCCCCACCGGACCGAGAACTGGATGCTCTCCGCCGGGTTGCCGACAGTGCTCTCGTCTTCGGTCACCTGCATCGCGGACTTGTCGAAGCCCGCGGCGATGAGCGCATCGATGTACGCACGGCCGGAGACCTTGTCGTCGGACGCCCAGACGTCTTCGACCACCTCGCTGAAGAGCGGCAGGTTGTCGTCGGCGCTTCCCTCGGGGACGAGGCCGACACCCGTGGGCGTCGGTGTCGGGGTGGCCGATGCCGTGGCGCTCCGCGTCGGAGTGGGCGTCGACGATGCCGTCGGGACGGGCTCGGCCGTCGGCGCGCAGGCGGTCAGAGCCAGCATCGAGACGAGCAGCAGCGCTCCGGGAAGACCCAAGCCGGCCCGCGCGGAACGTCGGGCTTCGGATCGGCGGGGCACGCCTCGAGTCTAGGCCCCGCCGATCCACCGACAGCCCGCGCCGCCGGCCGGCCCGCCCAGCTCAGATGTAGGCCGGCTCGGCCGGCGCCGGGGCGTCGGACTGCTCCTCCGCGGATTCCCCGGCCGGCGCGCCTCCCGCCTGCTCGCCCGCGGGCGCGCCCCAATCGCCGGGGGCGGCCGACGGCCACTCGGCCTCGGGCGCGGGCTGGGCGTCCTCACGCGACGCCGCATCCTTCGTGAAGCGCGATGTGCCCCACAGCAGGTCGTGGCCGATCGCATCCACGTCGATCTCGACGCTCGTGCCGCGCTTCTCGCCGGCCTCCCAGTTGCGCACCCTGAGCTTGCCGGTCAGGATCACGCGGTCACCCTTGTGGAGCGACCCGTGGACGTGCTCCCCCAGCCCTCGATAGGCCGACGCCGAGAACCAGTTGGTGCTGGCGTCGGCCCAGGCGCCGGTCGCCTTGTCCTGGCGGCGCTGCGTGCAGGCGACGCGGAACGAGGTGACGACCACCCCGGTCGGCATCCTCCGGTACTGCGGCTCGGTCGCGACGTTGCCGACGACCGTGATCGTGTCGAACATGTCCATCCCCTCTCCGGGGCGGAGACCTTCTCCGCCCCGCGCCGGTGCCCGGGTGCCCACCGGACACCGGCGCCATGAGAAAGCGTTGTCGCGCACGACCGGGCGCGGCCGCACGGCGGGCGGATCCGGGGAGGGGGCCGCGGGATGGACGCCTGGGGAGGAGGCTTCGTGATGTCGGTGGTCGTACCTATCTTCGAAACAGAGGAGGAACCATGGCACAGCTCACCGTGCGGTTCGACAGCAACGAGGCCCCCGTCGTCACGGGTGGCCGGCCCGTCACACTCGCGGCCGCAGGCCCGCAGCTGTGGCGGGTGATCGACTCCGCGCAGCGCGTGCTCGGGC harbors:
- the ssb gene encoding single-stranded DNA-binding protein translates to MFDTITVVGNVATEPQYRRMPTGVVVTSFRVACTQRRQDKATGAWADASTNWFSASAYRGLGEHVHGSLHKGDRVILTGKLRVRNWEAGEKRGTSVEIDVDAIGHDLLWGTSRFTKDAASREDAQPAPEAEWPSAAPGDWGAPAGEQAGGAPAGESAEEQSDAPAPAEPAYI
- a CDS encoding acyl-CoA thioesterase, whose translation is MTERLHIPIPLRWGDLDAFNHVNNTSMLKLLEEARVRAFWKPLPGETAPPTAVLDSGIASGVLTLIARQEIEYLAPVPYQRDPLDVQIWFSRLGGSSIEVCYEVCSPLETAQGRTQDVYARATTVVVKVDAASGRPLRLTPEERAVWEPFLGEPLAYAHRR
- a CDS encoding acyl-CoA thioesterase; translation: MHPSPEPEADPVAALLQVLDLAGSDARTTEDIFTGRSQAMPLGRVFGGQVLAQAIVAAGRTTPEGRAAHSMHGYFLRPGDSAMGITFAVDRIHDGRSFSTRRTQAFQDGVPIFSMIASFQDEDPGLEHHEPLPDGIPAPEDLPDFEQNLTGLHPVSKRLFTDRPADLRHVPSPIYLTVDGDRQPRQAVWMRMRRPLPDDPEVHRATLAYLSDLTIQESILRAHGIAWTTPGLKVASLDHAMWWHRPARVEDWILYVQESPSARGGRGLATGRIYTRDGQLLASVAQEIMVRIPDAD
- the ettA gene encoding energy-dependent translational throttle protein EttA, which translates into the protein MAEYIYQMVRARKAVGDKVILDDVTMAFLPGAKIGVVGPNGAGKSTILKIMAGLDQPSNGEAKLSPGYSVGILMQEPELDEDKTVLENVQQGVGPIKGKLDRFNEISGLMADPDADFDALLAEMGTLQEEIDAADAWDLDSQLEQAMDALRTPPSEAIVGNLSGGEKRRVALCKLLLQKPDLLLLDEPTNHLDAESVLWLEQHLAKYPGAVLAVTHDRYFLDHVAEWICEVDRGRLYPYEGNYSTYLEKKQERLQVQGKKDAKLAKRLASELEWVRSNAKGRQTKSKSRLARYEEMAAEAERTRKLDFEEIQIPPGPRLGQLVLETKNLKKGFGDRVLIDGLSFSLPRNGIVGIIGPNGVGKTTLFKTIVGLEPADAGEVKIGETVEISYVDQTRGGIDPNKNLWEVVSDGLDWIQVGKVEIPSRAYVSQFGFKGPDQQKKAGVLSGGERNRLNLALTLKQGGNLLLLDEPTNDLDVETLGSLENALLEFPGCAVVITHDRWFLDRIATHILAYEGTEEEPDKWYWFEGNFEAYEENKISRLGADAAKPHRSTYRKLTRD
- a CDS encoding DUF6993 domain-containing protein, producing the protein MPRRSEARRSARAGLGLPGALLLVSMLALTACAPTAEPVPTASSTPTPTRSATASATPTPTPTGVGLVPEGSADDNLPLFSEVVEDVWASDDKVSGRAYIDALIAAGFDKSAMQVTEDESTVGNPAESIQFSVRWGDECLVGQVGPATGDPVVVVLPGLDAGGCLVGNTRPIDW